The following proteins are co-located in the Telopea speciosissima isolate NSW1024214 ecotype Mountain lineage chromosome 9, Tspe_v1, whole genome shotgun sequence genome:
- the LOC122639600 gene encoding uncharacterized protein LOC122639600, with amino-acid sequence MDKEAQLEQKKSLIWDCGSSLYDSFELTSIENQLQSAILTSRRTLSMLHLSSHSHYQPLPRARANKRSSSSLSPFKICRSLKKFIRLVFRSKPPSGSLFRVEEDQSGSVSGGLSTIPEVPEMGFDSLPKRAASQRFTPSTRLGVSCA; translated from the coding sequence ATGGACAAAGAAGCCCAGCTGGAACAGAAGAAGTCTCTGATTTGGGATTGTGGAAGCTCTCTATACGACTCTTTCGAGCTGACATCAATCGAGAACCAGCTTCAATCGGCCATCCTCACCTCAAGGCGGACCTTATCCATGCTTCACTTGTCCTCTCATTCTCATTATCAACCTCTACCACGGGCACGGGCTAATAAGagatcctcctcctccctctctccctttaAGATTTGTCGATCTCTTAAGAAGTTTATCCGCTTGGTTTTCAGGTCCAAACCACCTTCTGGTTCCTTGTTCCGGGTGGAGGAAGACCAATCCGGTTCAGTTTCAGGTGGGCTTTCAACGATTCCAGAGGTTCCTGAGATGGGTTTTGACTCGTTACCAAAAAGAGCCGCTTCCCAACGTTTTACACCTTCTACTCGCCTCGGCGTTTCCTGTGCTTAA